Within Candidatus Francisella endociliophora, the genomic segment TAGCATCAAATAAAGTTTTGGATGGTATTTGAAGTTGTTTAAATACTTTTTCGGCAAAGTTGTTAAATTCTTTTAAATTATTTTTATCATTCATAAAAATTTTACAATATTTGTATACTGTTTTTCTAAAACATCACTATGTGATTTAAAAGTTTTGATAGCACCAGAAGACATTTGATTATATATTTCAGCATCTTTAAATATCTTTATGATATTATCAGCAAGATCTTGATGATTTTTAACTCTTGTTAGCGCTTTGTTTCTAAGTAATTCTTTTGATATTTGACTAAAGTTATATAAACTAGTGCCGCTTAGAATAGGTTTGGCTAATGCTGCAGGCTCAAGCATATTGTGACCACCATTTTCTATTAAACTACCGCCTACAAAAGCTATGTCGGAAATATGATATAAATTTAATAGCTCCCCCATGGTGTCTCCCAAGTAAACTTGAGTATGATCAAAAACTTCATTTTTATAAGTACTTCTCTTTTGGTAAGAAAAAGATTCTGAGGCAATAAGCTTTTCTATCTTTAAGAATCTTTCTTTATGTCTAGGAACTAGTATTAACAGACATTCAGGTATTAGCTTTAATACTTCTTTATGTGCTTGAAGAATAATTTCTTCTTCTCCAGGGTGTGTACTACCTGCTATCCATATAGGTCTATTCCCAAGGCTTTCTTTTAATGTTTTTGTTGTCGCACTTAAATTCTCGGGGGTGATCATGCTGTATTTGAGATTTCCAGTTACAGAAATTTTTTCTTTAGAAACACCTAGTGAAGCAAACCTTTTGGCATCTTTTTCTGATTGGGCACTGATTTGTGAAATATTACTAAATAAGAACTCTTTCCCAAAAGGTATTTTAGTGTAGTTACGTATTGAACGTTTTGATAATCTTGCGTTTGTTATGATAATGGGTATGTTTTCAGCGAAACATTTATTTAAGATATTTGGCCAAATTTCAGTTTCAATAATTAGCAGCATCTTAGGGTTGATTTTGACAAAAAAGCTATTTATAAAAGGCATGACGTCATAAGGTATATATACATGGTAAACATTATCGCATTTACCATAGAGACGCTTAACTACATCACTACCTGTAGGCGTAGTAGTAGTTATAACAAACCTTTCATTAGGATAGTTTTCAAGCAGTTTTCTAACCAAAGGTTCAGCTGCAACTGTTTCACCAACAGAAACTGAATGAATCCATATACAATCTTTAAGGCGTAACTTTGTTTGAGCAAACCTTTCTGACCATCTTTGTCTATAGTGAATATTTTTGAAGCTTCTTTTGAGTTTTTTGAGGTACACAATAGGTACATAAACAATAAAAAGACTAGAATATATATGAGCTAGAAAGACATACAATATTTTTTTTAGATGTTCCACGCTTTTACCTAATAAAAGTTTAATTCTTTTGAGTTTGCTGCTGTATTACATTGTAGCATACAACATAGAAATTATATAATATCAAGAGAATTTACTTCTATACATTTATAAGCTTTATCATTTCAGTTAAAGCTTTAGCTCTGTGGCTTATTTTATTCTTATATTCAGGTGAAACTTCTGCTAGTGTTTTTTTAAACTCGGGTAATACAAATATAGGGTCGTAGCCAAAGCCATTATCTCCAGATAATTGTTGCGAGATTTCACCGTTCAAAAATCCTTGACAGATCGTTGGGGTAGGATCTAGTTCATGATTGATATATGCTAAAGCACAAACAAAACGAGCTTGTCTTTTCTGACTATCTTTTAGTTTCGTTAATAGTCTTTCTATATTGGCTATATCATTACCATGTTGTCCAGAGTATCTAGCAGAATATATACCAGGTTCACCATTTAGTGAAAACACTTCAAGACCCGAGTCATCTGCTATAGCTGGTAACCCTGTATATTTGGAGCAATTTCTAGCTTTTAT encodes:
- the waaA gene encoding lipid IV(A) 3-deoxy-D-manno-octulosonic acid transferase, encoding MEHLKKILYVFLAHIYSSLFIVYVPIVYLKKLKRSFKNIHYRQRWSERFAQTKLRLKDCIWIHSVSVGETVAAEPLVRKLLENYPNERFVITTTTPTGSDVVKRLYGKCDNVYHVYIPYDVMPFINSFFVKINPKMLLIIETEIWPNILNKCFAENIPIIITNARLSKRSIRNYTKIPFGKEFLFSNISQISAQSEKDAKRFASLGVSKEKISVTGNLKYSMITPENLSATTKTLKESLGNRPIWIAGSTHPGEEEIILQAHKEVLKLIPECLLILVPRHKERFLKIEKLIASESFSYQKRSTYKNEVFDHTQVYLGDTMGELLNLYHISDIAFVGGSLIENGGHNMLEPAALAKPILSGTSLYNFSQISKELLRNKALTRVKNHQDLADNIIKIFKDAEIYNQMSSGAIKTFKSHSDVLEKQYTNIVKFL
- the rdgB gene encoding RdgB/HAM1 family non-canonical purine NTP pyrophosphatase translates to MKEIVLASSNKGKINEFTAIFQQIGVKIIPQTEFNIPDADETGLSFIENAIIKARNCSKYTGLPAIADDSGLEVFSLNGEPGIYSARYSGQHGNDIANIERLLTKLKDSQKRQARFVCALAYINHELDPTPTICQGFLNGEISQQLSGDNGFGYDPIFVLPEFKKTLAEVSPEYKNKISHRAKALTEMIKLINV